From the Burkholderia ubonensis genome, one window contains:
- a CDS encoding DUF2514 family protein — protein sequence MLRIIIPYLIAAILGASAGFEVEHLISARRIADMQSDAAIAQTKAVEAARIEEQRRTTAQTEIANDANQKRTAALADAFAARAAAGSLHQRVDQLVAGARHPAATTGGAPAGDALDLLADVLGRADQRAGDLAEYADRARIAGQQCERDYDALTVGTAQSKN from the coding sequence ATGCTGAGAATCATCATTCCGTACCTGATTGCTGCGATCCTCGGCGCGTCGGCTGGGTTCGAGGTCGAGCACCTGATCAGCGCGCGGCGGATCGCCGATATGCAGTCCGATGCGGCGATCGCACAAACGAAGGCGGTCGAGGCCGCCCGTATAGAGGAACAACGCCGCACCACGGCGCAAACGGAGATCGCAAATGACGCGAACCAAAAACGTACGGCCGCGCTCGCGGATGCTTTTGCTGCTCGTGCTGCCGCTGGCAGCCTGCACCAGCGCGTCGATCAGCTCGTCGCCGGCGCCCGCCATCCCGCCGCTACGACCGGAGGCGCGCCAGCCGGCGACGCCCTCGATCTGCTTGCCGACGTGCTCGGCCGCGCTGACCAGCGCGCGGGCGACTTGGCAGAGTACGCTGACCGCGCCCGCATCGCCGGCCAGCAGTGCGAGCGCGACTACGACGCGCTGACTGTGGGGACCGCCCAATCGAAGAACTGA